The DNA segment GCCATGAACATTGAGCACCAACGGCAGATTCTTCTTGTCCTTGCCCAATGGGTAGGTGAGGTACCCATAGACTGTAAGACCGTCGCGGGATTTGAACGATACCGGCTCCATCTGTGCAAGCGTGTAGTTGTTGAGCTCGGGCCGGTTGTCAAATAGAAAGGTCCCGCTTTGTTTCTTTCGATCGTAGGCAAAGTAAGAGACGGGTCCGTCATCTGCCGAAAATCCTACAATCCACGTGCCGTCGGCATCGTCTCTGGAGTAAGCCGAAAAATCGCCCCTGTCAAGCTTCGCAATCTTGTCGAAATCAGCTTTTATCAATTTATCAATCACTGTCCAGCTCTTCCGCTCTTTTGTAAACTCAACTGCCTGCACTTCGTAAGTATCAGGACTAATCATCACATCGCTGGCATCATACTGGGGATCCTCTGCAATCACCTGTATCTTCCCTGTTGAGATCTCCATCTTCACAACCCGGCCCGCATTGACATCTCTTGAATCAATCAGGAAGAGGTAGTTCCCGTCTTTGGAAAAACCAAAGGCGCCGCTTGTGAGGCTATTCTCAGAGTCCCATGTAAGCAATTTCTTCCAGTCCGACTGCTCATTGTCCCGGATAAGGAGATCGAATCCGCCTTCAGGCGTGGATGCCGTGGCGCCTCGAACCTTGAAATTTCTGTCAATTACCCAGCCCGCCACGTTACCAGGGTTTTTCGCGACGAGCTTGAGCTCTCCGGTAGCGAGGTCGAGGTGATACACATCATGAACCTGGGGATTTTCTTTGTTCATCGCGATCAGAAGCTCGTTCGGGAAATGCTTGTCTCGCGCCACAATCTGCACCTGGACGTTTTCGAACGGTGTGAGCTCGCGAATCTCACTTGACTGGAGGTTTACTCCATAAAGACGCCAGTTCTCATTGCCGCCGACGTCCTGAAGATAGAGAATGTGCTTTCCGTCTGCCGCCCAAAAGTAAATGCGAATGCCACGATTTGTGTCCTTTGTAACGGCCTTATCATCTTGAGCGCCGATAGTCCTAACCCATACATTAAGCACGTTGTTGACTGGAGCAAGATACGAGAGCCGCGTCCCGTCGGGTGAAATCTGTGGCCCAGCTTTGACTGGATTTCCAAAGATTGTCTGGCGCGGGATCAGCTTAGGTTCTGCCGCCAGGCAAAGCGAAGCAAGAACCACGACAACCAACGAAGCTACAATCGGAACGACCAGTTTGCAGCACCTTCCCCTCCTCATACGACACCTCCTATGGTTTGTGAACTGCACAGGACTACGGCGACTCAAGCCGATTTGTTCCAACTAGTTTCTAGTACGCGGCTTTCCGTATCGCTCTTTTCAGATCGTGAATCTTCCGCCGAACAGTCTTGAGCTGGGGATGATCGTGGGCAGAAAGAGCTTCATCCCGTTTTTTCTTAAGCTCTTTAATTTGTGCCTTCATGGCTCTTTTGTCGATGCCAACTGCTTCATGGCGCTCGTGGACAGTAACCCCAAGAGCCTTGCAGAGGGCTGTCAGAAGGACATCCTTGTGCATCTGACTATGGCCTTTCACTGCCTCGTGCTCAACGCCGTCTGCGATCTTCCTGAGTTCAGCCACAGTCTTCTTCTTGAGCTCTCCAAACGTGTATGCCATGGGTCAACTCCTCCTTTCGACATTGCTGCAACTCATCATCTGATCACGACTGAGCTTGCCGCACAATATCGCTGACAGTCGTTACGTAGGCAAACCCAAGCGAGAGATTGAGGAGACTCGCCAGGTGCATCTCCTCATTTATGGTCCCCGTCCCGTCGGCCAGGAAGAAAACTCTCAGGTCACGATAGTATGCATCCCGTGCAGTGGATTCACAGCACATATTTGTCATGATGCCCGAGATCACAAGGTCTTCAATCTTGAGACAGCGAAGAATGGTTTCCAGGTCGGTATTGTAGAACGCAGAATATCTGTGTTTCAGGACTACTTTCTCATTCCTGCGAGGGAAAATATCTTCATGAACCTCACTCTCCGGGGTGCCTTCAACGCACATTCCTTCCCACCACCACTCCATAATGCCGGCATCAATCCGGTCCGGATGGTGAACGTGACGCGTGTAAATCACCGGGCGCTTGGCCCTTCTGAACGCTCGGATGAGTCTTTTGACATTTGGAAGAATCGCGAGTCCGCCGCAGATGAATGAGGGAGACGACGGATCCAAGAAGTACTTCTGCATATCGATGACCATCAGAGCCGCTCCGCCCTTGCGTATCTTCATCCGGTGCCGGTTGTATAATTTGATCCTTGCAAGCCATTCATTGGTCTTCTCCCGGAGCGAGCCTTCCGTCACGTAGTAGTCCAAAGATTCCTCCTTTAGGCAAAAATAGTGACAGTCACCTATTTTTCCAGCGACCAGGCTGTATGTGTCCCTGCTCTCGTCTCCTATTCCCGGCAAAAAGGCGCCCAGAACCCGATCTCCGCAGCCTTCCGCGAAAGAAGCGGTCGGGACGGGCACGAAAAATAGGTGACTGTCACTATTTTATAGCGCGGATGCGTAGAGTTCGGCCACGTGTTTCACGGACATTTCGATATCGTTCGCGCGGAGAACCCGCCTGAGCTGCAAGTAACAGCCCGGGCATGATGTGGTCACCATGCTTGCGGCAGTGTCTCTTATAGAAAGGGCTTTGCGGGATCCGATCTTCCTTGAGAGTTCAGGCCAGGTGAAGGCAAATGTCCCGGCTCCGCCGCAGCATCTCGTCGATTCCCTCATCTCTACGAGATTCACTCCTGGAATGTTCTTCAGAATCTCCCTCGGTTCATCCTTTATCCCCTGTCCCCGCGCAAGATGGCAGGGATCGTGATAGGTTACCGCGAGCAAGAAGCTCCTTCTCGGCTTCTGAAGCTTCAGCTCTTTGACAAGAAATTCCGAGAAGTCATAGACTTTGTTCGAGAACTCCCGGGCATCAACACCGAGAACCTCATGCCATTCCTTCTTCAGCGTGAGCCCGCAGCTTCCGCATCCGGTTATGACTGCGTCTACTTTGGCCTTCTCGAAGACTTCGAGATTCCTTTCTGCCAGCTTGCGCCCAGTCCCGAATTCGCCTGAATTGAATACAGGCGTTCCGCAGCAGACCTGTTCCCTGGGGACGATGACTTCACAGCCGTGCCTTTCAAGAACCCAGACTATTGCCTCCCCGGCTTCTGTATGAAGGAAATTCGTGCCGCATCCCACAAAAAAGCCGACTCTCATGACCGGGTTCCTCACTCTCCTTCCGGGTCTATGACTGTCGATAAAGCTTCTTCCCTGGAGCTTGGGGAATCCACCTTCTCCATCAAGGCCGAGCATCGAGAACAGTCCCGGAAACCTTTGGAAGACAGAACCAGCTTTGACTGCGAGGTCAAGCTTTGTTCTTGACGGGACGATATCGTTCAGGACAAGCCGTTTGATAAGGCCGATCTTGCCTCTCGATGCAAGCTCGGCACGGAGCGAAAGAACAAGGTCGTCAACGTTACAACCGCTCGGGCACGCTTCGACACACGCCTTGCAATTCAGGCACGTGAAGATTCTATCTGACAGAATATGTGAAAGCGTGAGTCTCCCGTCCTGCAGCGCCTCCACGAGGGCTACTCTCCCCCTTGCCCCTTCCGATTCAACAAACGTTTCGAGATACGGAGGACAGACGGACTTGCACAGGCCGCACTTTATGCACCTGACTATGTCTTCTGAATGGGCTGATATGTGGGGATATTGCATTACTCAAACATCTTCCCGGGATTCATTATCCCTTTCGGATCGAAAGAATCCTTGAGTCTTTTCATTATCTTGATTCCTGCCTCACCGATTTCCTTCTTGAGGAACCTTGCCTTCTCGAATCCTATACCGTGTTCCCCGGAGAGAGTTCCACCCAGGTCAAGTGCGCGTTCAAAGATCTCTCCCGCAGCGCTCCCGGCTCTCCTCATTTCGTCTTCGTCCCTCTTGTCGCACAAGATTGTCGGATGAAGATTTCCATCTCCCGCGTGGCCGTAGGTTGCGATCACCAACTGATGCCTTCTTCCGATTTCTGCCACGGCCCTGACCATTTCAACAAGCTTTGTCCGTGGAACTACTATGTCCTCAAGAATCGTCGTAGGCTTCTTCCTGGCGAGAGCTGCAAATGCTCCACGCCTGGCCGCCCACAGTTTTTCACGTCTCTCCTTGTCTTTCTCCATCTGAACAGAAATTGCCCCGTTCTTTATGCTCAGTTCGCGCACTTTCTGCGCTTCCTTCATGGCAACTTCACTGAACCCATCGGTTTCTGAAAGCACAACCGCCGAAGTTCCCTCCGGGGAGTTCAGTCCCGAGCTCTCCTTGACTGCTGAGAGTGTGACACTATCCATGATTTCGAGAGCTGAAGGCGCAAGTCCGGCCGAGACTGCCTCACTTACAAGCGAGGCGGCATCTTCCAGACGTTTGAACGAAGCGAGGACAGTTATCCGCTCTTCGGGAACGGGTATAAGCCTGAGAATCGCAGAGGTTATGACGCCGAGTGTTCCCTCGGAGCCGGTAAAGAGTCTGGCGAGATCATAGCCCGTCACGCATTTGACAGTTCTTGCACCTGTCTTCACCAGCTCCCCGGTTGGAAGGACGACCTCAAGGCCCAGGATATAGTCTTTCGTCATTCCGTACTTGAAACCTCTCGGCCCTCCAGCCGAGTTTCCGATGTTTCCCCCAATCGAAGAGATCTCGAGACTCGCGGGGTCGGGAGGATAGAAAAGCCCCTCCTCCTCAAGTTTTCTCTGCAGCTCGCCGGTTACAACTCCAGGTTCAACGACTGCGAGAAGGTCTGCGGGAGCAATCTCCCTTATCGAATTCATCTTTGTGAGACAGAGGACGATTCCGCCTCTTAGCGGAACTGAGCCTCCGGTGAGTCCTGTTCCTGAACCCCTGGGAGTAACAGGGATTGCGTTTTCATTCGCAAGTACAAGGACTTTCGAAACATCCTCGGCTGTCCTCGGGGTGACCACCGCATCGGGCAGGCTTCTTATGAGCGTGGCGTCGTAGGAATGACAGACCAGCTCTTCATCCGACGTCAGCACGTTTTCCTGACCCAACTCTTTTCTCAGCTTTTTCAGCAAGGCGTCAGAAAGCATTGGCCAATTTCTCCGTGGACGATGTTCTCAGCCGGGATTTCATTGGGAATTCGGAATTGATGCAGGAGATTGGAAGACATCTCTCCTGAGGCTCTGAAGATACTCTTTCCTTTCCCCGACGGAATCGTATGAGAACAGCGAAACTCCCAGGACTCCCAGTCTCCTGGCTATCCTGATCTTCTCAACTGCGCTCCTTGAATGCTGATTATACACTGCGATGCCCGCCATGACACGGTCTTTCCCGGCTGATTGAACGGCTTTCCTGAGCTGCCGCTCGATAACCTCGCTCGAACGTGAGTAGCACATAGGGACTGCAAAATCCAGATATCCATTGCGCACCCATGAAACCCAGTCCTGGCCGTGAAGATCCCGCGACGCATCGCTGTCCGGCATCACGGCCGCCGAGAAAACGATGCCGGGCCTCTCTCTCCTTATTACTTCACCAATTCCCTTCACAGTTTCCGTAACACACTCGATCTGCCAGTTCTTCCACTTGCCGGCCAGGTCCGCTAAACCCGGCGCTCCAAAGTAGTCCAGGACGGCCCCGGGTCCGGTCTCAAGAGAAAGCGGATCGACGTAATAGACTCTCATGAACTCGCGCCTCGAAATCTCGTCAAAACCGGACTTCAAGGTTGGAAACCTGACATAGTCAAGGTGAATGCCGTCAACGGCATACTTCTCCACGATTTCAGAGACAACCGCCCTGATATACTCCCTGACATCCGGATTCCCGGGTGAAAGAAAGAGCCCTTCAATACTTCTGCGCCCAAGCTCTTCCCTCGAAATTGAAACAAAACTCCTTCCATCAGGGAAGGCGCCAAACCATTCCGGATGAAGATTTACCGCATGATCCGGTGAGACCGGCTTTGTCGGCTTGGACCAGGTGAGAAACACATTCACCCATGCGTGGACCTCAAGCCCCGCACTGTGTGCCCGGGTGATAACCAGGGAGAGAGGGTCAAAGCCGGAACGATTCATGTCCTCGGGTGGAGGGACAATCGAAGAGGAATAATACGCATCTCCCCTCCCCCGCACCTGAACAAAGAGCATGTTGAAATTCGCCTTCTTTGCTTCTCTCACCATCTGTTCTATCTTCTCAGGCGAGGTGAGAGTCGTCCTCACAACCCAGAGCGCCCTTCGTTCATGGACAGACCCCGGAGTAGTTCTCGCGCGCGGGGTAGAGAGCGAAACAGAAGGGTGAAATAGGAACAGCAACAGAAGAAGCAGAAAAGAAAAGAACCCGCATGAACGGGTCCCTGGTCTCATTATCAACCTATCCTTTTCTCGTGCTCTGAAACTCTGCCTCCTTCGAAATGGCGGCGGTTTCTACGGCCTTAAGGACTTTCTCTTTTTCTCCTTCTCTTCCTTCTGAGCCTTCAATTCGGCTATCTTGGCCTTCTCTGCTTCTCTTTGCTCTTTTGTCTTGAGCAATTCGAGGATGCCAAGCTCTCCGGCGTCTCCGAGTCTCCGTCCGAGCCGTATAATTCTTGTGTAACCGCCATTTCTTTCGGCGTACCACGGTGCAATCGTGTCAAAGAGCTTCCTGATAACAGCCTCTTCTTGAACAAACCTTGCAACCTGTCTCCGCGATGACAGGTCTCCCTTTTTTGCAAAAGTGATCATTCTCTCGGCAACCCTTTTCGCCTCTTTTGCCTTTGCAACCGTTGTTGTCACCCTTTCAATCTTAAAGAGGGACGTGACAAGGTTTCTAAGCATGGCCTTCCTGTGGCTTGCCGTTCTGCTCAGCTGTTTCCAGTCTTTCCTATGCCTCATTGACTATTTCCTCTCCTGTTGTGGCCATCCCCCCTCACCTCCATCCTCTCCCCCAGGGGAGAGGGTAGGGTGAGGGGATCACCCTTACTGGCTTGCCTCCTCACTTTCCAAAACCTTCTCCTCTTTTGGAGTCGTATCCTCAGGCTTTGAAGAAACTCTGTACTTCGAGACATCCATGCCGAAGTGCAAGTTGTCCCTGGCAAGTATTTCGGAGATTTCCTTCAGTGACTTTTTCCCGAAGTTTCTATACTTGAGCATATCCTGCTCGGTCTTACGAACAAGGTCTGCGATTGTCACTATCCCGGCATTCCTCAAGCAGTTTGCCGCACGAACGGAAAGCTCAAGTTCCTCGACACTCCTTTCGAGGAGCTTGCGCATCATTCTCGTCTCCTCATCCTCCTCAACCTCGGCCTCCTCCTCAACTTCTTCTTCAAAGTGTATGAAGAGAGAGAAGTGGTCCCTCAGTATTCTTGCAGCATGAGCAAGGGCATCGCCCGGAAGCACGCTTCCATCAGTCCATATCTCGACAATCAGCCGGTCGTAATCGATTCTCTGCCCGACTCTTGCACTCTCAACGAAGTAGCTCACCCGTTCAATCGGAGAGAACAGTGCGTCAATAGGGATAGTACCTATGTTCCTTGATTTCTCTGATTTCTCTGACTTCTCTGGTTCCTCCTGCATTTCGACCGGCACATATCCCCGCCCAGTCGAGATCTCCAGTTCGGCCTTGAATTCACCATTCTTGTTGATTGTAGCGATATGAAGGTCTGGCGTCAGGACTTCTATGTCAGGATCCGCTTCGAGATCGCCCGCGACCAGCCGTTTTTTCCCTTTTGCATTGAAATAGGCCTTCTTCACGCCGTCGGTGTGCATCTTCAGGCGCATCTTCTTTATGTTCAGGATTATTTCGGCCACATCCTCGACTACGCCGGGGATCGTGGCGAACTCATGAAGGGCTCCGTCAATCTTCACGGTCACCACAGCTGCTCCTTGCAGAGATGACAGAAGGACTCTGCGCAAGGAATTTCCAAGCGTAGTCCCGAATCCTCTCTCAAGAGGCTCGACCACAAACCTTCCGTACCGGTCAGTCATGGTCTTCTCGTCTATCTCAATTCTCTTGGGCATCTGAAATCCTTTCAGCTTCATGTAGCCATCCCCCTTCACAGTAGGTGACAGAGCCTTGAATCACTTCCAACAACGGCAGGCCAACTCTGAATAGCCAGGCGCCACCTCCTGTCAAAAGTCAACCTTTCTGAGAGTAGTAGATCAAAATTATTTTGAATAAAGCTCCACGATGAACTGCTCTTGAACCGCGACCGGGATGTCAGTGCGCGACGGTATCTGGACAAGCCTTCCTTTCATGTCTTCTCTGCTGACCTCGAGCCACTGGGGCAGGCCGCGGGCGCTTTGGCTTTCGAGCGCGGAGGTAATGAGCTTCAGGGTCTTGCTCTTCTCCCGCACAGCGACCTCGTCGCCGGCTCTGATCGCACGGCTTGGAACGTTGACGACCCTGTTGTTCACCTTAAGATGTCTGTGCCTCACGAGCTGCCTTGCAGCGTTTCTCGACGGGGCAAGCCCCATTCTGTAAACAACGTTGTCCAGGCGGGTCTCAAGAAGCTGAAGGAGTATTTCGCCGGTTTTCCCCTTCATTCCTTCCGCCTTGAGGAAGTAATTTCTGAACTGCCGTTCCATGATGCCGTAGATGCGTCTTGCTTTCTGCTTTTCTCTCAGCTGAAGCCCGTATCCAGTCTCTCTTCTTCTTCTGCCGCCCTTTCCATGCTCGCCCGGGACAAAATTCCTTTTGTCGATGGCGCAGTGATCAGTGAAACACCGGTCACCCTTGAGGAAGAGCTTCTCGCTTTCCCTTCTGCAGAGTCTGCATTTTCCTTCCCTGTACCTTGCCATTTATTGCCTCGTATCTCCTTCCCCTAACCCGCAGCCGGCGCCGCATGAATACGGCCGCTGCAAGGATTCCCTGAAGATTAGACCCTCCTTCTCTTCGGTGGTCTGCATCCGTTATGAGGAATTGGTGTCACGTCTCTTATTGCCGATATTTCCAGGCCTGCTGCCTGGAGGGATCTGATTGCCGCCTCCCTGCCGGAGCCGGGTCCTTTGACCCATACCTCTATCTTCTTCACTCCCTGACTCAAAGCCTCCTTTGCAGACGCCTCGGCAGCAATCTGCGCGGCAAATGGAGTGCTCTTCCTCGAGCCCTTGAACCCTACCTTCCCGGAGCTTGACCATGTAATCACATTTCCGGACGGATCGGTGATAGTCACAATGGTGTTATTGAAACTCGCCTGGATGTGGGCGACCCCGACATTCCCTACTTTCCGTTCCTTCTTCTTCGGCTTTTTTCCTTCTGGTGGCAAATTTTCCTCCTTGCTGGCCTTAGTTCCTATGCGCTTGCTGTCTCAGCTTTCTTTGTTGCCGGCGAAGCAGCCTTTTGCCTCCTCACTCCCGCAGTCTTCTTCGGACCCTTCCTTGTTCTTGCGTTTGTCTTGGTTCTCTGTCCCCTGACGGGAAGGCCCTTTCTATGTCTCAATCCACGGTAGGCGCCGACATCCATGAGGCGCTTGATATGCAGAGAGACCTCTCCGCGAAGGGCTCCTTCGACCTTGCAGTTGCGCTCAATCTCACTCCTGAGTTTTGCAGTATCCTCTTCAGAGAGACTCTTCACTCTCATGTTAGGATTGACTCCGGTAATCTTGAGAATCTTTCTTGCCGTTGAATCACCAATTCCAAAGATGTAAGTGAGAGCCACCTCGACTCTCTTCTCAGCAGGGAGATCAACACCAGCTATTCTTGCCAAGTTCTACCTCCTGACGAAACCCCAGACTTAGGACTTCTGTCTCTGCCTGTGTCTCGGATTCTTGCAGATGACGCGAAGAATCCCTTCCCTTCTCACAATCTTGCATTGTTCGCAAATCTTCTTTACTGATGCCCTGACTTTCATTCAGCTAACCCTCAGCGTTGTCCGGCTTTATTCCGGGACCAGAATCTTCGGTGAAAATACTCTCAACTCTATTTGTAGCGATAAATAATCCGGCCCCTCGTCAAGTCGTAGGGTGAAAGCTCAACTGTTACCTTGTCCCCGGGCAGTATCTTTATGAAGTTCATCCGCATCTTTCCTGAAATGTGAGCAAGTACCCTGTGACCGTTCTCGAGTTCCACTCTGAATGTTGCGTTGGGAAGAGGTTCGATTACAGTACCATCAACCTGTACGCCTTCTTCCTTAGGCACGGATTTCCACCTGCCTCAAGTGACGATGCCATTCAGGGCAATCTGTGCCCCGGGCTCCGCTCTGAACTCTATCCAACACAAGAAAGAACCTCCGGCCCATCGCTCAAAACCGCCACCGTGTGTTCGAAGTGTGCAGACAGGGACCTATCCCTTGTCACAACTGTCCATCCATCGTCAAGAATCTCCACTTCGAAATTGCCGGCGTTAACCATCGGCTCAATTGCAAAGACCATTCCTTCCTTAATCAGTGCCCCGCTTCCTTCCCTTCCATAGTTTGGAATCTGGGGCTCCTCATGCATTTCCTTTCCTATGCCATGGCCTGATAGGGCCCTCACGACGGAAAACCCGTTGGATTCGACCGATGACTGTATCGCATGCGAAATCGCTCCCACCCGGTTCCCCGGCCTTGCCTTCTCTATCCCCTTCACGAGAGCCTCTTCGGCAGAAGCAAGAAGTCTCTTGCCGATATCATGGACATCGCCTACTGCAAAGCTCCTGGCAGAATCTCCGTAATAGCCGTTCTTGAGGACCCCTATGTCAACACTCACGATGTCTCCTCCATTGATCATTCGTTCTCCAGGGATCCCGTGAACCACTTCGTGATTCACTGACACGCACATGTTTGCCGGAAACCCTCTGTACCCTTTGAAAGCGGGCACTGCACCATTTTTTCTTATGTATGCGTCAACTTCCCTGTCGAGCTCCACCGTCGAAATGCCGGGTCTGAGAAGATGTCCGACGAGCTCGAGGCATCCGGCTACAAGCGCGGAGCTCCCGGCAATCAACTTGATTTCTTCCTTGCTCTTGATCGGAATCAACTCGTGCGCTCCTCATTCCACCCTCTCTCGATGTAGGAGGAAAACAACTCCTTGTGCCTGTCTCCGGATAGAAGAGAGCCATCAGCCTGCACTGCTGTTCAGACTTTTCACAACCCTGCCAAAGACACTGCTTACTTCTCCGTCCCCGCTAATCGAATGGAGAAGCGAACGTTCCCTGTAAAATGCAAGAAGCGGCTCCGTGCTTGAATGATAAACTGCAATTCTCGTTCTGACAGTTTCCTCAGCATCATCAGCTCTTTTCTCGAGCTTCCCCCCGCATGCATCGCACCGGCCCGGAACCCTGGTCGGATTCGTCGCCAGGTTATAATTCGCGGCGCACTTGGAGCATACGACTCTTGACACAAGCCTCTTCACAATCACTGCTTCGGGAACATCCACATTCACAACTGCATCAAGCCGTGTGCCCATCTCGCCGAGGAGTTTCTCGAATTCCAGGGCTTGGGGTTCGGTCCGCGGAAATCCATCGAGGATGAAACCTCCCTTTGCATCATTCCGGGAGATTCTCTCCCTTACGATCCCCAGCATCACGTCGTCAGGAACAAGCTTGCCCTTGTCGAGAAATTTCTCTGCTTCCGACCCAAGCTCAAGCTTCAGCTTGATCGCCTCTCTGAGAATTTCTCCCGTCGAAATGAGAGGAATCTTGTATCTCTGAGAGAGGAGCCTTCCCTGGGTGCCCTTACCTGAACCCGGCGGTCCAAGGAGAACCACTCTCAAGCTTTTCCTCCGTCAATTCATTCACGCCGTCGCCTGGGGCGCCCGACCCTATCTTCTCCCCCTGATTCTTCCGCCCTTGAGGAACCCGTCGTAGTGCCGCATAACAAGGTGAGACTCGATCTGCTGGAGTGTATCAAGCGCAACGCCGACCACAATCAGCAGACTCGTTCCTCCGAAGTAGAAGGGAGCATTAAACTTCCTGATCAGAACATCAGGAAGAACCGCTATTGCAGCGAGAAATACGGCTCCAGGAAGAGTAATCCTGGTCATGATGCCGTCGATGTACTCTGCGGTCTTCTTTCCGGGTCTCATGCCCGGGATGAAACCGCCATATTTTTTCATATTGTCGGCAAGATCGTTCGGATTGAGAACAATAGCCGTGTAGAAATAGGTGAAGAATATTATTATTGCCGAATAAAGTATGAGATAGACCGGCGCGCCAGGCTG comes from the Candidatus Eisenbacteria bacterium genome and includes:
- a CDS encoding adenylate kinase, with protein sequence MVLLGPPGSGKGTQGRLLSQRYKIPLISTGEILREAIKLKLELGSEAEKFLDKGKLVPDDVMLGIVRERISRNDAKGGFILDGFPRTEPQALEFEKLLGEMGTRLDAVVNVDVPEAVIVKRLVSRVVCSKCAANYNLATNPTRVPGRCDACGGKLEKRADDAEETVRTRIAVYHSSTEPLLAFYRERSLLHSISGDGEVSSVFGRVVKSLNSSAG
- the map gene encoding type I methionyl aminopeptidase, which produces MIPIKSKEEIKLIAGSSALVAGCLELVGHLLRPGISTVELDREVDAYIRKNGAVPAFKGYRGFPANMCVSVNHEVVHGIPGERMINGGDIVSVDIGVLKNGYYGDSARSFAVGDVHDIGKRLLASAEEALVKGIEKARPGNRVGAISHAIQSSVESNGFSVVRALSGHGIGKEMHEEPQIPNYGREGSGALIKEGMVFAIEPMVNAGNFEVEILDDGWTVVTRDRSLSAHFEHTVAVLSDGPEVLSCVG
- the infA gene encoding translation initiation factor IF-1, which produces MPKEEGVQVDGTVIEPLPNATFRVELENGHRVLAHISGKMRMNFIKILPGDKVTVELSPYDLTRGRIIYRYK